Proteins encoded together in one Impatiens glandulifera chromosome 1, dImpGla2.1, whole genome shotgun sequence window:
- the LOC124920447 gene encoding poly(A) polymerase I-like isoform X1, whose protein sequence is MAISSSFALACRPRLPLRPSLLHSVHRTSFGSLAVIETLDDPENIILSDGTRDSDAPSKRVGSARRKFEWTKLSSKDVGITNHMIPRSTRQVLDGLKKKGFDVYLVGGCVRDLILRRTPKDFDVITSAELKQVLRIFSRCEIVGKRFPICHVHIDGTIIEVSSFSTSARKFGRDLSFDSERPIEFDDKDFVRWRNCLQRDFTVNSLMFDPFGKVIYDYIGGLEDIRKAKVRTTIPANRSFIEDCARILRAIRVAARLGFSFTRDTALNVKSLSTSIQRLDKGRILLEMNYMLAYGSGEASMRLLWKYGLLELILPFQAAYLVRSGFRRKDTTSNMLLSLISNMDKFLAPDRPCHTSLWIVILAFHKALSDQPRYPLAVAAFGLAVHNGGNMSEAINIARSITMPHDESFRELLENQNPDFSELKLEVQNIASSVKNALTDMTDEYHVSKAMAKYPRAPYTDLVFVSFGLYLKTCSIFECARKGRERGFVAKQGSKIDYDALTFGSLQELRHVFARIIFDTVYPLSLSNE, encoded by the exons ATGGCCATTTCCTCCAGTTTTGCTTTAGCTTGCCGTCCCCGTCTTCCTCTCCGACCATCTCTTCTCCATTCCGTTCACAGG ACGAGTTTCGGCTCTTTGGCAGTAATTGAAACTTTAGACGATCCGGAAAACATCATTTTAAGCGATGGCACTCGTGATTCTGATGCTCCCAGCAAAAGAG TTGGTAGTGCCCGGAGAAAGTTTGAATGGACGAAGTTGAGTTCCAAAGATGTTGGTATCACTAACCATATGATTCCTAGATCTACAAGACAGGTTCTTGATGGGCTTAAGAAGAAAG GTTTTGATGTCTACCTAGTGGGAGGTTGCGTTCGTGATCTTATATTAAGACGAACACCAAAGGACTTCGATGTTATAACTTCAGCTGAACTTAAACAG GTATTGAGAATATTTTCACGCTGTGAAATAGTTGGAAAGCGCTTTCCCATTTGCCATGTCCACATTGATGGTACAATTATAGAG GTCTCAAGTTTCAGCACCTCGGCTAGAAAGTTTGGTAGGGACTTAAGTTTTGATTCAGAAAGACCTATTGAATTTGATGACAAGGACTTTGTTCGTTGGAGGAATTGCTTGCAGCGTGATTTCACTGTAAACAG TTTGATGTTTGACCCTTTTGGAAAAGTAATCTACGACTATATCGGTGGACTAGAGGACATTAGAAAAGCTAAA GTACGAACTACTATCCCAGCAAATCGCTCATTTATAGAGGATTGCG CTCGAATTTTACGTGCTATTAGAGTTGCTGCTCGTTTGGGATTCAGTTTTACAAGAGATACAGCATTAAATGTTAAAAGTTTGTCTACTTCAATTCAAAGACTTGACAAG GGTAGAATTCTCTTGGAGATGAACTACATGCTAGCGTATGGATCTGGGGAAGCTTCGATGAGGTTATTATGGAAATATGGCCTTCTTGAATTGATTCTCCCATTCCAA GCAGCCTATTTAGTTCGAAGTGGTTTTAGGAGAAAGGATACTACATCAAATATGCTTCTG TCACTTATCTCTAACATGGACAAGTTTCTGGCACCAGACAGACCGTGTCACACTAGTTTGTG GATCGTCATCTTGGCGTTTCATAAAGCACTATCAGACCAACCTAGATACCCTTTAGCTGTTGCTGCATTCGGTCTAGCAGTGCATAATGGCGGAAACATGTCTGAAGCCATCAACATAGCACGATCAATCACAATGCCACACGATGAGAGCTTCCGTGAGTTGTTGGAAAATCAGAATCCTGACTTTTCCGAATTGAAATTAGAAGTCCAAAATATTGCTTCGTCAGTCAAAAACGCCCTAACTGATATGACTGATGAGTATCATGTGTCCAAAGCAATGGCCAAGTATCCTAGAGCACCCTACACTGATCTG GTGTTTGTCTCGTTTGGATTATATTTGAAGACGTGTAGTATATTTGAGTGTGCAAGGAAAGGAAGGGAAAGAGGATTTGTTGCTAAGCAAGGAAGCAAGATCGATTACGATGCTCTAACATTTGGTAGCCTGCAAGAATTAAGGCACGTTTTTGCTAGAATCATTTTCGACACTGTGTACCCGTTAAGTTTAAGTAACGAATAA
- the LOC124920447 gene encoding poly(A) polymerase I-like isoform X2 — MIPRSTRQVLDGLKKKGFDVYLVGGCVRDLILRRTPKDFDVITSAELKQVLRIFSRCEIVGKRFPICHVHIDGTIIEVSSFSTSARKFGRDLSFDSERPIEFDDKDFVRWRNCLQRDFTVNSLMFDPFGKVIYDYIGGLEDIRKAKVRTTIPANRSFIEDCARILRAIRVAARLGFSFTRDTALNVKSLSTSIQRLDKGRILLEMNYMLAYGSGEASMRLLWKYGLLELILPFQAAYLVRSGFRRKDTTSNMLLSLISNMDKFLAPDRPCHTSLWIVILAFHKALSDQPRYPLAVAAFGLAVHNGGNMSEAINIARSITMPHDESFRELLENQNPDFSELKLEVQNIASSVKNALTDMTDEYHVSKAMAKYPRAPYTDLVFVSFGLYLKTCSIFECARKGRERGFVAKQGSKIDYDALTFGSLQELRHVFARIIFDTVYPLSLSNE; from the exons ATGATTCCTAGATCTACAAGACAGGTTCTTGATGGGCTTAAGAAGAAAG GTTTTGATGTCTACCTAGTGGGAGGTTGCGTTCGTGATCTTATATTAAGACGAACACCAAAGGACTTCGATGTTATAACTTCAGCTGAACTTAAACAG GTATTGAGAATATTTTCACGCTGTGAAATAGTTGGAAAGCGCTTTCCCATTTGCCATGTCCACATTGATGGTACAATTATAGAG GTCTCAAGTTTCAGCACCTCGGCTAGAAAGTTTGGTAGGGACTTAAGTTTTGATTCAGAAAGACCTATTGAATTTGATGACAAGGACTTTGTTCGTTGGAGGAATTGCTTGCAGCGTGATTTCACTGTAAACAG TTTGATGTTTGACCCTTTTGGAAAAGTAATCTACGACTATATCGGTGGACTAGAGGACATTAGAAAAGCTAAA GTACGAACTACTATCCCAGCAAATCGCTCATTTATAGAGGATTGCG CTCGAATTTTACGTGCTATTAGAGTTGCTGCTCGTTTGGGATTCAGTTTTACAAGAGATACAGCATTAAATGTTAAAAGTTTGTCTACTTCAATTCAAAGACTTGACAAG GGTAGAATTCTCTTGGAGATGAACTACATGCTAGCGTATGGATCTGGGGAAGCTTCGATGAGGTTATTATGGAAATATGGCCTTCTTGAATTGATTCTCCCATTCCAA GCAGCCTATTTAGTTCGAAGTGGTTTTAGGAGAAAGGATACTACATCAAATATGCTTCTG TCACTTATCTCTAACATGGACAAGTTTCTGGCACCAGACAGACCGTGTCACACTAGTTTGTG GATCGTCATCTTGGCGTTTCATAAAGCACTATCAGACCAACCTAGATACCCTTTAGCTGTTGCTGCATTCGGTCTAGCAGTGCATAATGGCGGAAACATGTCTGAAGCCATCAACATAGCACGATCAATCACAATGCCACACGATGAGAGCTTCCGTGAGTTGTTGGAAAATCAGAATCCTGACTTTTCCGAATTGAAATTAGAAGTCCAAAATATTGCTTCGTCAGTCAAAAACGCCCTAACTGATATGACTGATGAGTATCATGTGTCCAAAGCAATGGCCAAGTATCCTAGAGCACCCTACACTGATCTG GTGTTTGTCTCGTTTGGATTATATTTGAAGACGTGTAGTATATTTGAGTGTGCAAGGAAAGGAAGGGAAAGAGGATTTGTTGCTAAGCAAGGAAGCAAGATCGATTACGATGCTCTAACATTTGGTAGCCTGCAAGAATTAAGGCACGTTTTTGCTAGAATCATTTTCGACACTGTGTACCCGTTAAGTTTAAGTAACGAATAA